Proteins co-encoded in one Methanobrevibacter gottschalkii DSM 11977 genomic window:
- the mobB gene encoding molybdopterin-guanine dinucleotide biosynthesis protein B: MKIVSIVGRKNTGKTSLTVKIIEELTKRGYNVASIKHSHHSMEMDKENTDTWKHKQAGSNVVVGIGSTTFFNARKEMDLNRLLFLIKHMDPVDFVVIEGFKKYNYPKIATSPDVVDEYTIKEINSFTIDDKGLKELVDIIEERSHDIVDTLFANNCGYNNGENIASEIREGNLTVDELDNVHSYLSIDNKVVGLNRFVSDFLKQNVLGVINTLNLDDYNIEKISNIELIIPNEVDKTPINAECTVLINGNNLKINNFAKNLVANSIKGMINSIKTEDNAKMIDIAISNIKNNELKKATINLKVNNHNVEINRFTQKILKETIFAIVNSLRINEEIAELRIKVEER; encoded by the coding sequence ATGAAAATAGTATCTATAGTTGGAAGAAAAAATACTGGAAAAACTTCACTAACAGTAAAAATTATTGAAGAACTTACAAAAAGAGGCTACAATGTAGCATCAATCAAACATTCTCATCACTCTATGGAAATGGATAAAGAAAATACCGATACATGGAAACATAAACAAGCAGGATCCAATGTTGTCGTTGGAATTGGTTCAACAACATTTTTCAATGCAAGAAAAGAAATGGATTTAAATAGATTGCTATTTTTAATAAAACATATGGACCCCGTCGACTTCGTTGTCATTGAAGGATTTAAAAAATATAATTACCCAAAAATTGCAACATCCCCTGATGTAGTCGATGAATATACAATTAAAGAGATAAATTCCTTTACTATTGATGATAAAGGTTTAAAAGAATTAGTTGATATTATCGAAGAAAGATCCCATGATATTGTAGATACATTATTTGCAAATAATTGCGGATATAACAATGGAGAAAATATTGCATCTGAAATTCGTGAAGGAAACTTAACTGTTGATGAACTAGATAATGTACACAGTTATCTTTCAATTGATAATAAAGTAGTTGGACTGAATAGATTTGTTAGTGATTTTTTAAAGCAAAATGTGCTTGGTGTAATAAATACATTAAATTTAGATGATTATAATATTGAAAAGATATCTAACATTGAATTAATAATCCCAAATGAAGTAGATAAAACTCCAATTAACGCTGAATGTACTGTTTTGATCAATGGCAACAATTTAAAAATCAACAACTTCGCAAAAAATCTTGTTGCAAACTCCATTAAAGGAATGATTAATTCCATTAAAACTGAAGACAATGCTAAAATGATTGACATAGCTATTTCAAATATCAAAAACAATGAATTAAAAAAAGCTACAATTAACCTTAAAGTAAACAACCATAATGTTGAAATTAACAGATTTACACAGAAGATACTAAAAGAAACAATTTTTGCAATTGTAAATTCCTTAAGGATTAATGAGGAAATTGCAGAATTAAGAATCAAAGTGGAAGAAAGATAA
- a CDS encoding Coenzyme F420 hydrogenase/dehydrogenase, beta subunit C-terminal domain, producing MSAKINDMYYAYSAIEDIKEKGEYGGVVTTIMKYLLEEGIVDGVVGVTEGHDMYDGVPILVTDPADVIKTAGSVHCGTLNIAKFVSKYLDGARDMKLAVACKPCDAMTIRELMKKGKIIEDNVIMIGVNCGGTFSPVPTMNMIRDVYELDPKDVIKEEISKGKLIMETADGEKGIAIGELEEQGLGRRENCQRCNLKIPSNADMALGNWGVIGDLAGKATFIEVFTEKGADALGKVIDAGLIATEEPLEKGIKIRENINNFMLKESLEKKDVDYAGTTGDIIDVFHMYEDEFSKCMKCYGCREACPLCYCDDCCLETEGPEWVPGGYTPAAPFFHLTRLVHMVDACTNCGQCSEVCPCEIPVAKVWSIVNNKVRDIYGYIPGMGSDDPLPFTDHVSKAKWI from the coding sequence ATGAGCGCAAAAATTAACGATATGTACTACGCATACTCTGCTATTGAAGATATCAAAGAAAAAGGAGAGTACGGTGGAGTAGTAACTACTATCATGAAATACTTATTAGAAGAAGGTATCGTTGACGGTGTTGTTGGTGTAACCGAAGGTCATGATATGTATGATGGTGTACCTATTCTCGTAACTGACCCTGCAGATGTAATTAAAACTGCTGGTTCCGTACACTGCGGTACTTTAAACATTGCTAAATTTGTATCAAAATACTTAGATGGTGCAAGAGACATGAAACTTGCTGTTGCATGTAAACCTTGTGATGCAATGACCATCAGAGAATTAATGAAAAAAGGTAAAATCATCGAAGATAATGTAATCATGATTGGGGTAAACTGTGGAGGTACTTTCTCACCTGTTCCTACCATGAACATGATTAGAGATGTATACGAATTAGATCCTAAAGATGTTATCAAAGAAGAAATTTCCAAAGGAAAACTCATTATGGAAACTGCTGATGGTGAAAAAGGAATTGCTATTGGTGAGTTAGAAGAACAAGGTTTAGGTAGAAGAGAAAACTGTCAAAGATGTAATCTCAAAATTCCTTCCAATGCTGATATGGCTTTAGGTAACTGGGGTGTTATTGGTGATTTAGCTGGAAAAGCAACTTTCATTGAAGTATTCACTGAAAAAGGTGCAGATGCTTTAGGTAAAGTTATCGATGCTGGTTTAATTGCTACTGAAGAACCTCTTGAAAAAGGAATCAAAATCAGAGAAAATATTAACAACTTCATGCTCAAAGAGTCCTTGGAGAAAAAAGATGTTGACTATGCAGGTACTACTGGAGATATTATTGATGTATTCCACATGTATGAAGATGAATTCTCTAAATGTATGAAATGTTACGGTTGTCGTGAAGCATGTCCTTTATGTTACTGTGATGACTGCTGTCTCGAAACTGAAGGTCCTGAATGGGTACCTGGTGGATACACTCCTGCAGCTCCTTTCTTCCATTTGACTCGTTTAGTGCACATGGTTGACGCATGTACTAACTGTGGACAATGTTCAGAAGTATGTCCATGTGAAATACCTGTAGCTAAAGTATGGAGTATTGTAAACAATAAAGTAAGAGATATCTACGGATACATTCCTGGTATGGGTAGTGATGATCCACTTCCATTCACTGACCATGTATCCAAAGCTAAATGGATTTAA
- the fdhF gene encoding formate dehydrogenase subunit alpha, which produces MVEIKYVPTICPYCGTGCGLNFVVKDGKIVGVEPLKRSPVNEGKVCPKGNFGYQFINREDRLTTPLIKENGEFREASWDEALDLVANKLKEVSDEDPNKVGFYACARSPNENIYITQKLARVACGTQNVDHCARICHGPTVAGLANTFGSGAMTNGFDSIKEADYIFCIGSNNMEAHPLFGRKMIQAKENGAKLVVLDPRFTPTAKIADEYVQFETGTDVALMNAMIKVIIDKDLQDDEFIANRTKGYEEMKETVQKYTLDKVSEITGIKPETIEHLAVEYASADKAAIVYSLGITEHSHGADNVMSTANLAMLTGNIGRQGTGVNPLRGQNNVQGACDMGALPSDYVGYRKVKDPETTAWFNDYYSGDGYEVNLPTTPGLTLVEMMNAAHAGDLKVLYIHGEDPVLSDADVKHTKEALENLEMLVVQECFLTDTAQCADVVLPAAGWGEQEGTFTSGERRVQCLHKAQEPPEGAWLDWKIMEEIAVRMGVPRSLFHYETSEDIFNEIRECAPIMAGMNRERLDTPEALHWPCPSEDDPCQPLMHKEKFAHPDGLGVFQALEHKGPVETTDEEYPLVLTTTRVLFHYHAAMTRRCETLNNEVKTGFIEINTKDAEERGIINGEVVRAYSRRGEIAIPARVTDDIREGIVNIPMHFVECAANVLTNSDSFDPKSKMVELKACAINVEKLPEKVVMRGEVYKDGTDTEIKAENMATTTIKVGK; this is translated from the coding sequence ATGGTTGAAATTAAATATGTTCCAACAATCTGTCCATACTGTGGTACTGGTTGTGGACTCAATTTCGTTGTAAAAGACGGAAAAATTGTTGGTGTAGAACCTTTAAAAAGAAGCCCTGTAAACGAGGGTAAAGTATGTCCAAAAGGAAACTTTGGATACCAATTTATTAATAGGGAAGACAGATTAACTACTCCTTTAATAAAAGAAAACGGTGAATTTAGAGAAGCATCTTGGGATGAAGCATTAGATTTAGTTGCTAACAAACTCAAGGAAGTATCTGATGAAGATCCTAATAAAGTAGGATTCTATGCATGTGCTCGTTCACCTAATGAAAACATTTACATTACTCAAAAATTAGCTAGGGTGGCTTGTGGTACTCAAAATGTAGACCACTGTGCACGTATATGTCACGGACCTACTGTAGCAGGTTTAGCAAATACTTTCGGATCAGGGGCTATGACCAATGGTTTCGACAGTATTAAGGAAGCTGATTACATTTTCTGTATTGGATCCAACAACATGGAAGCTCACCCATTATTCGGACGTAAAATGATCCAAGCTAAAGAAAATGGTGCTAAATTAGTAGTATTGGATCCAAGATTCACTCCTACTGCTAAAATTGCAGATGAATATGTACAATTTGAAACTGGTACTGACGTAGCTTTAATGAATGCTATGATTAAAGTCATCATCGACAAAGACTTGCAAGATGATGAGTTTATTGCAAACAGAACCAAAGGTTACGAAGAAATGAAAGAAACTGTCCAAAAATACACATTAGACAAAGTTTCTGAAATTACCGGTATTAAACCTGAAACTATTGAACACTTGGCTGTTGAATATGCATCTGCTGATAAAGCAGCTATTGTATACTCATTAGGTATTACCGAACACTCCCACGGTGCAGATAACGTAATGTCCACTGCAAACCTTGCAATGTTAACTGGTAACATTGGTAGACAAGGTACTGGTGTAAACCCATTAAGAGGACAAAACAACGTACAAGGTGCTTGTGATATGGGTGCATTACCTTCTGATTACGTAGGATACAGAAAAGTTAAAGACCCAGAAACCACTGCATGGTTCAACGACTACTACAGTGGAGATGGTTATGAAGTAAACTTACCAACTACTCCTGGATTAACTTTAGTTGAAATGATGAACGCAGCTCATGCTGGTGACTTAAAAGTATTATATATCCATGGGGAAGATCCAGTTCTCTCCGATGCAGATGTAAAACACACTAAAGAAGCACTTGAAAACTTAGAAATGTTAGTTGTTCAAGAATGTTTCTTAACTGATACTGCACAATGTGCTGATGTTGTTTTGCCTGCAGCAGGTTGGGGTGAACAAGAAGGTACTTTCACTAGTGGTGAAAGAAGAGTACAATGTTTACACAAAGCTCAAGAACCTCCTGAAGGCGCATGGTTAGATTGGAAAATCATGGAAGAAATTGCAGTCAGAATGGGAGTACCTAGATCTTTATTCCACTACGAAACTTCTGAAGATATTTTCAACGAAATCAGGGAATGCGCTCCTATCATGGCAGGTATGAACCGTGAAAGATTAGACACTCCTGAAGCACTTCACTGGCCTTGTCCTTCTGAAGATGACCCATGTCAACCATTAATGCACAAAGAAAAATTTGCACACCCTGATGGTTTAGGAGTTTTCCAAGCATTAGAACACAAAGGACCTGTTGAAACTACTGATGAGGAATATCCATTAGTCTTAACTACTACTAGGGTATTGTTCCACTATCACGCTGCAATGACCAGAAGATGTGAAACATTAAATAATGAAGTAAAAACTGGATTCATCGAAATCAACACTAAAGATGCTGAAGAAAGAGGAATTATTAATGGTGAAGTTGTAAGAGCTTACTCTAGAAGAGGAGAAATCGCAATTCCTGCACGTGTAACTGATGATATCAGAGAAGGTATTGTAAACATCCCAATGCACTTTGTAGAATGTGCTGCAAACGTATTAACTAACTCCGATTCTTTCGACCCTAAATCTAAAATGGTCGAATTAAAAGCTTGTGCTATTAACGTAGAAAAACTCCCTGAAAAAGTAGTCATGAGAGGAGAAGTCTACAAAGATGGTACTGATACTGAAATTAAAGCTGAAAACATGGCTACTACCACCATTAAAGTAGGTAAATAA
- the moaA gene encoding GTP 3',8-cyclase MoaA — MLKNVVKDKYERPILSLRITITNRCNENCIYCHHDGMVSSKDEMTPDELYKISKIARKIGVKRMRLSGGDPLVRKDIVEIVEKIASLDFNDISLTTNGVLLEKYAKGLKDAGLDRVNVSLDTLNRDTYKYVTNMDYLNEAKSGILKAVEVGLYPVKINMVIMKDVNVHEIKDMFEFCKEHGIILQLIELIESENCEDDKFSAEHHYSLDSLEKKLTDMADKVHERKFMQGRKKYYIGEGEIEIVRPVDNAKFCASCSRLRITPDGKIKPCLLRNDNLVELISHIRNGKSEEELEELFINGINNREPFNKED; from the coding sequence ATGTTAAAAAACGTAGTTAAAGATAAATATGAAAGACCTATCCTTTCACTAAGAATCACAATAACAAATAGATGCAACGAAAACTGCATATACTGTCATCACGATGGAATGGTTTCATCAAAAGATGAAATGACACCAGATGAATTATATAAAATAAGCAAAATAGCTAGGAAAATTGGTGTTAAAAGAATGAGACTTTCTGGTGGAGATCCATTGGTTAGAAAAGACATAGTGGAAATTGTTGAAAAAATAGCAAGTCTTGATTTTAATGATATTTCCTTGACTACAAATGGAGTACTACTTGAAAAATATGCTAAAGGCTTAAAAGATGCGGGGTTAGATAGAGTTAATGTTAGTTTAGATACATTAAACAGAGATACATACAAATATGTAACTAACATGGATTATCTAAATGAAGCTAAATCAGGTATCTTAAAAGCTGTTGAAGTTGGATTATACCCTGTTAAAATAAACATGGTTATAATGAAAGATGTGAATGTCCATGAAATAAAAGATATGTTTGAATTCTGTAAAGAACATGGAATTATCCTTCAATTGATCGAATTAATTGAAAGTGAAAATTGTGAAGATGATAAATTCAGTGCTGAACATCACTATTCATTAGACTCCCTTGAAAAGAAATTAACTGATATGGCTGATAAAGTACATGAACGTAAATTTATGCAAGGGCGTAAGAAATATTACATTGGTGAGGGTGAAATTGAAATAGTTAGACCAGTTGATAATGCTAAATTCTGTGCAAGTTGTTCCAGATTAAGAATAACACCAGATGGAAAGATAAAACCTTGTTTACTTAGAAATGATAATTTAGTGGAATTAATTTCACATATTAGAAATGGTAAAAGTGAAGAAGAACTTGAAGAACTATTTATCAATGGAATTAATAACCGAGAACCATTTAACAAAGAGGATTAA
- a CDS encoding formylmethanofuran dehydrogenase subunit B, whose protein sequence is MTYEPPVTDYDHIVENCTCAFCGCNCDDLDYLVKDNHVVAVRHACRLGASKIMEDMDQRLLVPMIRDENGELTEVDWDTALDKAAEYIANSIRPVFYGWSETSTECMKEGVALGEYIGAVLDNQATICHGPSLQAVQNAGYPIQTLGEVQNRADMIVYSGSNAMNSHPRHLARYAAFCRGYFRQRGRFDRTVVTMDPKFSDTAKCSDKWIGFEQNGDYGFYNAIRAVLRGKELYQDVISGIPKEDIYELAEEMKQAEFGVLFFGLGLTHTLSKQRNIDIAIKMVQDLNKYSKWGLTPMRGHFNVNGFNIFMAFECGFAFGVDYCRGYPRYMLGETNTIDLLVRKEPDCFMVIAADPGAHFPNGANQHLADIPVIQIDIHWGPSTELADVVLPGSFIAVECDGTSYRMDGVPIYMKKAIDKPETCRDDEWIVRELKERVMKLREEPNVAPKYVPNPNAL, encoded by the coding sequence ATGACTTATGAACCACCTGTAACTGATTATGACCACATTGTTGAAAATTGTACTTGTGCATTTTGTGGTTGTAACTGTGATGATTTAGATTACTTAGTAAAAGATAATCATGTTGTTGCTGTAAGACACGCATGCAGATTAGGAGCAAGTAAAATCATGGAAGATATGGATCAAAGATTACTTGTTCCAATGATTAGGGATGAAAATGGAGAACTCACTGAAGTTGATTGGGATACTGCATTAGATAAAGCTGCAGAGTATATTGCTAATTCTATCAGACCTGTATTCTATGGTTGGTCTGAAACTTCAACTGAATGTATGAAAGAAGGTGTAGCATTAGGTGAATACATCGGTGCTGTATTAGATAACCAAGCTACTATCTGTCACGGTCCTTCTCTCCAAGCTGTACAAAACGCAGGTTATCCTATTCAAACCTTAGGGGAAGTTCAAAATAGGGCTGACATGATTGTTTACTCTGGAAGTAACGCTATGAATTCTCACCCTAGACATTTAGCAAGATATGCTGCTTTCTGTCGTGGATACTTCAGACAAAGGGGAAGATTTGACAGAACTGTTGTAACTATGGATCCTAAATTCTCAGATACTGCAAAATGTTCTGATAAATGGATTGGATTTGAACAAAATGGGGATTATGGTTTTTATAATGCTATTAGAGCTGTACTTAGAGGAAAAGAATTATACCAGGATGTAATTTCTGGAATTCCAAAAGAAGATATTTATGAATTGGCAGAAGAAATGAAACAAGCTGAATTTGGTGTTCTCTTCTTCGGTTTAGGTTTAACCCACACTTTATCAAAACAAAGAAACATTGATATTGCTATTAAAATGGTACAGGACTTAAACAAATACAGTAAATGGGGACTTACTCCTATGAGAGGTCACTTCAACGTAAACGGATTCAACATTTTCATGGCATTTGAATGTGGATTTGCTTTCGGTGTTGACTACTGTAGAGGTTACCCAAGATATATGTTAGGTGAAACCAACACTATCGATTTATTAGTCAGAAAAGAACCTGACTGTTTCATGGTTATTGCAGCGGATCCTGGTGCTCACTTCCCTAATGGAGCAAACCAACACTTAGCTGATATTCCTGTTATTCAAATCGATATTCACTGGGGTCCTTCCACTGAACTCGCTGATGTAGTATTGCCTGGTTCATTCATCGCTGTAGAATGTGATGGTACCAGTTATCGTATGGATGGGGTTCCTATATACATGAAAAAAGCAATCGACAAACCTGAAACTTGTCGTGACGATGAATGGATCGTCCGTGAATTGAAAGAAAGAGTAATGAAACTCAGAGAAGAGCCTAATGTAGCTCCAAAATATGTGCCAAATCCAAACGCACTCTAA
- the fwdF gene encoding tungsten-dependent formylmethanofuran dehydrogenase subunit FwdF, with protein MIRNLKEVKDNNFDITRSADEVRNLSFNDHVCLGCGICESTCPVEAITLNAVAIDARNRLSNDIYFSGHEKIAQNFREDFDVQRISIDESKCVLCGMCSGLCPVDALVLTIDDVPIREIEAYPHYNAFSEIDDDECIYCKRCEIACPRDAIVIERVLPDRADLVTGEINVDDDECIYCGICEELCPAEAIVVDHETGKESIVIDKDKCVYCLVCKKSCPTNAINAICRLCNYGEYDLDSSKSVVKGNSIIDPDLCVYCGWCEGVCPTDAAKVKKPFKGSIEVDDEKCQACGACVDICQCNALAFPVSTGPGSRMAHVVANDDYCVRCKACAKACPNGAITVKRTEVDHTPINSATWKEALDAIKD; from the coding sequence ATGATTAGAAATTTAAAAGAGGTTAAAGACAATAACTTTGACATCACAAGGTCAGCAGACGAAGTTAGAAACTTGTCTTTCAATGACCATGTCTGTTTAGGTTGTGGGATTTGTGAATCTACTTGTCCTGTTGAAGCGATTACATTAAATGCAGTTGCTATTGATGCTCGTAACAGACTTTCAAACGACATCTATTTCAGTGGGCACGAAAAGATTGCTCAAAACTTCCGTGAAGATTTTGATGTTCAAAGAATAAGCATTGACGAAAGTAAATGTGTATTATGTGGTATGTGCAGTGGATTATGTCCTGTTGATGCATTGGTATTAACTATTGATGATGTGCCAATTAGAGAAATTGAAGCATATCCTCATTATAATGCTTTCTCAGAAATTGATGATGATGAATGTATCTACTGTAAAAGATGTGAAATTGCATGTCCTCGTGATGCAATCGTTATCGAAAGAGTTTTACCAGACCGTGCTGATTTAGTAACTGGTGAAATCAATGTCGATGATGATGAATGTATTTACTGCGGCATATGTGAAGAATTATGTCCTGCAGAAGCAATTGTTGTTGATCATGAAACTGGTAAAGAATCTATTGTTATTGACAAAGATAAATGTGTATACTGTCTTGTATGTAAAAAATCTTGTCCTACTAATGCGATTAACGCAATTTGTAGATTATGTAACTATGGAGAATATGATTTAGATTCTTCAAAATCAGTTGTTAAAGGTAACTCCATCATTGACCCAGACCTTTGTGTCTACTGTGGATGGTGTGAAGGTGTATGTCCTACCGATGCTGCAAAAGTTAAAAAACCGTTTAAAGGTAGTATTGAAGTTGATGATGAAAAATGTCAAGCTTGTGGTGCTTGTGTAGATATTTGTCAATGTAACGCTTTAGCATTCCCTGTATCTACTGGTCCGGGTTCCAGAATGGCACATGTTGTTGCTAATGATGATTACTGTGTACGTTGTAAAGCATGTGCAAAAGCATGTCCTAACGGCGCTATTACTGTAAAAAGAACTGAAGTTGACCACACTCCTATTAACTCTGCTACTTGGAAAGAAGCTTTAGATGCTATTAAAGACTAG
- a CDS encoding molybdopterin dinucleotide binding domain-containing protein, giving the protein MYYANTYLEKPVVPDVKITGEGNTEVLKCMLNTGSDIYQGACKKRGSTLKQEYKNVSGTCYMDPRDMAKLGVNNWDTVLVKTDFGEVVVNCAVSRDAPHEGTVFICKGPWANTIVSHDTYCCSDPTYKGIKCTVEKTDRKVLLMADLMRWVYKKYVDEEDDDVVENMESLGELPVYHGRKWEELIDHDL; this is encoded by the coding sequence ATGTATTATGCTAATACTTATTTAGAAAAACCTGTAGTGCCTGATGTAAAAATTACTGGTGAAGGAAATACAGAAGTTCTCAAATGTATGTTAAACACTGGATCTGACATATACCAAGGTGCTTGTAAAAAAAGAGGATCTACATTAAAACAAGAATACAAAAATGTTTCTGGTACTTGTTACATGGATCCTAGGGATATGGCAAAATTGGGTGTAAACAATTGGGATACTGTTCTTGTTAAAACAGATTTCGGTGAAGTTGTTGTGAACTGTGCAGTATCAAGGGATGCACCTCATGAAGGTACTGTATTCATTTGTAAAGGTCCTTGGGCTAACACTATTGTAAGTCACGACACTTACTGTTGTTCCGACCCTACTTACAAAGGTATTAAATGTACTGTAGAAAAAACTGATAGAAAAGTATTACTCATGGCTGATTTAATGAGATGGGTATACAAAAAATACGTTGATGAAGAAGATGACGATGTTGTTGAAAACATGGAATCTTTAGGTGAATTACCTGTTTATCATGGACGTAAATGGGAGGAGTTGATTGATCATGACTTATGA
- a CDS encoding 4Fe-4S dicluster domain-containing protein: MELKVNQDNCLGCGICVIACPVNAAISPENAGGNGAKTEEVIMMVENGFIKLFSPEKCELCGTCQMFCPVNAIWLE, from the coding sequence ATGGAACTAAAAGTTAATCAAGATAATTGTTTAGGATGCGGTATTTGTGTAATCGCATGTCCTGTTAATGCAGCTATCAGTCCTGAAAATGCTGGTGGTAACGGTGCAAAGACTGAAGAAGTCATTATGATGGTTGAAAATGGATTTATCAAACTCTTCAGTCCTGAAAAATGTGAATTGTGTGGAACATGTCAAATGTTTTGCCCAGTAAATGCTATATGGTTAGAATAA
- a CDS encoding 4Fe-4S binding protein has product MVVQMPKHIASGLKYLAAVKLKMAGKSHQEIADELGVDRSTISHYLNGRNLSWNSIDVARTIIDLCPKDFLTMTEAIFNNPEQSRKIVNICRERNFEAKVEDSCIGCGLCVNACTMKAIKLESLKAHADSMQCCGCQLCEDECPTNSIKILEI; this is encoded by the coding sequence ATGGTGGTTCAAATGCCAAAACATATTGCGTCTGGTTTAAAATATTTGGCTGCAGTCAAATTAAAAATGGCGGGTAAAAGTCATCAAGAAATTGCTGACGAGTTAGGTGTTGATAGATCTACTATCTCTCATTATTTGAATGGTAGAAACTTGTCTTGGAACTCTATTGATGTTGCAAGGACAATCATCGACTTATGTCCCAAAGATTTTTTGACAATGACTGAAGCAATATTTAACAATCCAGAACAGAGTCGTAAAATTGTGAATATTTGCAGAGAAAGAAATTTTGAAGCAAAAGTTGAAGATTCTTGTATTGGTTGCGGCTTGTGTGTAAATGCATGTACAATGAAAGCTATTAAATTAGAATCATTAAAAGCACATGCAGACTCCATGCAATGTTGTGGTTGTCAGCTTTGTGAAGATGAATGCCCAACTAATTCGATAAAAATTTTGGAGATTTAA